The Aedes albopictus strain Foshan chromosome 2, AalbF5, whole genome shotgun sequence region cgtacgatagaatcgatcgagaccagctatggcagattatgcacgaatacggattcccggttaaactgatatgattgattaaggtgacgatggatcgagtgatgtgcgtagttccagtatcaggaacactctggAGTCCCTCCGAATCTCACAGAAAGGtaatgatctttcgtgcttgctgttgaagattgctttagagggtgtagtaaggagagcggggataaacacgagtgggacgattttcacgaagtccgttcagctgcttggtttcgctgatgatattgatattattgctcgtaaatttgatacgatggcggaaacgttcatccgacttaagagtgaagccaggctaatcggattagtcattaatatgtcgaagacaaagtatatgatggcaaagggctccagggaggaatcatcgcgcccgccacccgaatttctatcgacatgatgaaatcgaggtggtcgAAGAATTCGTGcacttgagctcactggtgaccgccgacaacgacaccagcagagaaattcagagacgcagtGTGGCAGGAAATCAAGCTCACTTTGAACTCtgcagaattctacgatcgaacaaagttcatcgtcacacgaagttaactatctacaaaacgcttattagaccggtagtccactATGGGTCCATGGTCTTTGTAGCATGGATTGTACGTGCGGAGCGTCCTGGGAGTTTCCAAACGGAAGGTGATGCATAACatatacggcggagtgcagatcgaAGACGACTTGAAGAAGACGAATATACCTCAAGTCGCATCAGCagttgagagaaccaaccatcgtccacaccgcgaaaatcgggaggctacggtgggcaggtTACGTCATCAGGATTTCAGATagaaacccgattaaaatggttctctagagccatccgaccggtacaagaagacgtggtgcgcagcgctGGTGGAGGACGATGTAAGAACCCTTCGCAGAGCGCGGaattggagacgcacagccatagaccgagtagaatggagacgaccctTAATCCAAGTTggtggccaaaaattcaagatggcggctgttttatggagtttcaggccctaaaaccatgcaacatgggtatatttggtatggagaagaagtctggactccaaaaatgaccatcagaatatccaagatggtggtctaaaatccaagatggctgctccaaattcaaaatggcggctgtttaatggagtttcaggccctaaaactatgcCATATGGGTGTATTTGGTATTGGGCAGAAGTTCGATGTCcaaaaaatgacgaccaaaatatcaaATATGACGGTCTAAAATCGAAGATGGAGACTTAAAATTCAACAAGGcgtctgtttaattgagttttaggctttaaaaccatgcaatatgggtatatttgttatgaggaagatgtctaaaatccaagatggtggctccaaattcaagatgggggCTGATTAATGGAGTTTttggctttaaaaccatgcaatatgggtatatttgttatgaggaagatgtctggaatccaaaaattacgaccagaatatccaagatgttgccttcaaatccaagatggcggctgtttaatgtagTTTCAGGccataaaaccatgcaatatgggtataattgGTATGGGGCAGAAGTTtggaatggggaagatgtctggagttcaaaaatggtgaccagaatatccaagatggtggtctaaaacctAAGATGGTGggtccaaattcaaaatggcggctgtttattggagttttaggctctaaaaccatgcagtatgggtatatctgttatggggaagaagtctgaaatccataaatggcgaccagaatttcggcaaacttaaataaaaaatgtcacttgagttttgttgaaatggattttcaaaggcacgagaaaggttCCATCAcctttaggtggattaattagggtttttttttattgtatagCAAAGTTTTTATTCAATGCAATTGTATTAATTTTACAAATACCTAACGAGATCTCCATTCCACGCATCTATATGTTGTCTCTGTTCTAGGATATGCATGATTGACAATTTACGACACGAACTTTTTGAACGACCCAAACCTTTGCGTTTGAGTACGTCTAAGCTTGACAGTGTTGGTCGGTCTAACAACATCAATGACCGAGCCCTTATCGAATGAGTTACCTTTGTGTACAAAGATacacattagactgggtcaacaaagtcgattttttggaacaaagctttttcgattccttttggcggccaaaacaattgtgcaaaatttgggatcgattggttgcttccccgtatttcgcattgcgattgaaatttgtatggagtttagtatgggaaaacgtgttttttgcatttttcccataaattgaaattttttgtctaaaacgatctaactaatgacgttgacgtatagcctaggatatgccgaagaccacaaagtgatccggtacttgtaaaaaaagttataacctaTAGATTGCCTGGTGgtgtttaacatttaacatgtaaaggaataacatcattaataaaatctcaatttttggcccaagttaccaggcgaataacttttttcacaagcgtcggatcactttgcgatctttggcaatgtttttcggcatatcctaggctataattTAACGTCATTAGATACATGGTATtatacaaaagaattcaacttatgagtaaaatgcaaaaaagtacgttttcctatactaaattccatacaaatttcaatcgcaatgcggaatacggggacgcaaccaatcgcttccaaattttgcacagttgttttgtgcgctaatatagattggaaaagctttgttccggggtgATACGatgaaatttaaagtttctccatacaacgttgacccactctaatacacatAGGCATATATGGTAATGCAATGGTGTCCGACAGTTTAACCGTATTCTGTTTGACCGAATTCTGCTTTACTTTCGGTTTTGTTTCCCTGGGAGATTAAATGGAGCATAGTGCATATGAAATTGGGGTTTTGAGTAGTAGTTATATAAATTTATTTTAAGAATTATTACATTTAGAAATAGACTTGACGTTGGAGGAAAGTGTCTAATTGTTATATGTTTAAAAATTGAGATAAGAAGACTGTTCCATCTGATCAGCGTGATCGCAACTTCATCCtactcacttttttttttttatattttgcgtCGAATTTAGAAACCAATTTACCTACGGCCAAATGGAATGCGGGAAAGTGGCTTACATCCGCTCTTATCTACTAACTATTCCGGGTGTATCGTGAAGTTTCCGATCATATTGAGCAGTGCTTTCTCGACAAGCTGCGCAAAATGTTGCTCGCCCTGGTGGCTTCATCCAAAATATGGATATATTGTTTACTTTTTGATACTGTGTTCCTGTTGTAGGTATCGATTCATTTGCTATTTTTATCATCGCCATCTGCTATTATCCATACAAATTTATTACAGTATAGCCGGTGATAAGCAGAATGTTCCTCTGGAGAACTGCACCAGTATTCGCGCCGACATGGTGGATTTGAGCGAGTGCAATCTCACCCATGTGGATCCACACTATTTCGAGGATCATCGATATTTgaccatgttggatatgagccaaAACCAACACTTTCAGTTCCCCTTGGATGGATCACCGTTTTTGTACCACCCTACATTGTTGCACTACTATTGTGAGTTTTGTGGGATAACTGCTGTCTACGAGTTGACGTTCTCCGAGCTGAGACAACTGAGGACACTGAGTCTTCGCGGAAATCGGATTCAGCACATTCCCGCCAATGCGTTCAACTTCAATTGGATTGAGTCCCTCAATCTGGCGGATAACCAAATCGGTAGATTGAATGACAACCATGAGCTGGAAACGATGCAGAATTTGCGGAAGTTGAATGTGAGCGGAAACTTGGGATTTGAGTTAAACGGGCTGTCGATGGACTTCCGTGAGTTGTGGTGGGTGGATTGCAGGAAGTGTGGATTGGAATATCTCAATGCAGAGTGGTTTGGACAAGtgaaaaaactaaagaaattgAATCTTGACGATAATTTTATTAGGGAAATACCTGGAAAATGCTTTTCGGAAAATGACAAATTGAAAAGTGTTGTATTGAGTGGAAACCCGTTGAAAAGAATGAACTTTGAAAGCCAAAATCTTGAACATTTACATTGCAGTAACTGTAGTATGATTATTCTTGATAAAGACAGCTTTATAAATATGCCAAATTTGAGAGTTTTGAACTTGGCCTATAATGAAATCAAAAGCGTCGAAAACAATACTTTCGAACGGAATAACAATCTGCATTCAGTTCTGTTGGATCATAATAATTTGACGGAATTTCCCATTCAATCGTTGAAAAGGTTGCGATCGCTTGAGGTTTTATGTGTCGATTTTAACCGTTTTCACCCTACTGGCACATTGAGCAAGTTTAAACGTCTCTACAATGCACTGAATCTACGACAGGGCTGTGCAGCAGATGATAACTGGTTGTATCACTTTGAGAATTTGTTACCTGAAAGTGTCCATGAAGGAGAAGTGCTCTACGAACCTGATTTTCCTCCATGTGAGCATGAGGTTAATCTTACATATCGTAACATCGCGTGGATACATCCAATGGGATTTGTTAATTGTTCTTACCTTACAAAACTCTTCATGGACTTCAATAAGAATTTCTCTTTCCCTAAACACAAGCCTTTCTTGCACAGCGATACCTTGGAATCTTATTCTTGCCTCCATTGCGCAATAGAAGTTCTTTATCCGGAAACTTTTCTCAAAATTCCTGAACTGAACAGCATTGCCTTGCGGAACAACCATCTCAAAAAGATAACCCATCTGGACATTCTGACCACAGTTCCAAACCTAAAAGGCATCGATCTCGCCGACAACCATTTGGATCTACTTCCATCGGAAATCTTCATGCACCATAAGTTCCTAACCACAACTATCGACGTAAGTCGCAATCGACATCTGTGGCGTGATTTCAAACTGCCAATTCTGGACCAGTCCTGGGTAACCATCCTACTAGCATCTCACTGTGGGATTCACCACATCACTCCAATCACCATCAGTTTGATGCCTTCTCTGCAGGAGCTGGACTTGTCCAGTAATCCAATCCGGTCAATCGCACCGAATGCGTTTCAGAACAATGTGCAATTGTTGAAATTGGTGCTCACCGATACGCATTTGCGAGTTCTGCCCACGGTGGCCGTTGAATATCTCACTAATCTGAAACAGTTGTGCATGTTTAGCATGCCCCAATATGATTTGCAGGATGATAAAACCAAGGCAAATAATGTTCAATTGGGAGCACTGATGAAAGAAAAGAAATGGTGCTGTTTGGGAGGGGAAATTTTCTTAAAAGCTCTTATGGCCAACCACGTGGAAGCAAAATCTGTTGATAATGCTGTGGAAGTCGGTTCAAACAGTTGCATTCATCGTTCTGCTGTTGGCGGAATTAATTTGTTCATTTATACAACATTGTTTATACTGATAAGGATTGGATATACCTCTTGAATCAACTTAATAACTTGAtgttctcaaaaatggctaattgTTAGATCAGGAACAGTATATAGTGTGTGTAgctaatataaaaaaaatcatcgaaatcggttgagtattggtggagatatcgtttaAAAAAGAAACTTGCAATTTGAGAACCTTGGACaaacaaacatttaaaaaaatataacttttcaCCGTTTTAACtctagagccaaaaatactgaaccgatttcaatggaaATGATTCTGAATGTCAAGTATTCATGTAGAAATCATGcttgaaaattttattcaaattgatTTAGACGTTAAAAAGGTATACCCGTATGTGCGGCAAACATGTTTTTTGTATTGTGACATAGAAAAAGTAATAATACAGCCAAAATAAAACACATGGAGCTTGCTTTTTTTAAAGTGTGTTAAATTGAAACAATTTTAACTTTGAATACTTGTTAAAAATCTTGGACGTTTGGACGAGtaaaaaacaaaattataaccttAACAACTATTGAAAATGGGTGCCCCAATTTTCGAAAATctcttttattattattattattataaatatttattaaagacactttaccacttatgtggcattcgtgtctgatctCTTTTATGGTTTCGACAATATCTGCaccaatactaaaccgattttgatgaaatatgtttTTGGTATTAGCTGCTCATGatactattcctggtcaaaaattagccttttttgtacacaatcaaatgttaTTCATTATTTTATGTGTCCACATTTCTTCGAATTCAGTCTTTACGTGCGACAGTtattttgctaaaaaaaaaaagtattatgTCCATTTTATCATTTTCGTATGAGGAAAAAGCGGTCTTTAACACGATATACCTACAAAtataaaactacaaaaaaaaacatgacattgtgggcttcgtggatATGCAGCCACGCACATGTAATATAAAAGTTGCGGCAGagcaagttttggttgcataCGAATCAACATGACGTTTttctagcattgtgttagaaTAACGTAAAATTACCTTCTATTAACCTTAAACAAAACTTttaaatttggaaatcactcaaaaaGGCTTTTCTctcttacaaaatttaaagttaaaaatgaataaatatatAATAAAACCAAAACTAGCGTTGCCCCACCTCTCAAATGGCACGTGTGATGTTTGGGTAACATCAATCGTTTAGGCGTTTCATATGCCTCgaagtgtgagttcgattcctgctccagtcggaaacaacttttcgtcaaacgggaaattctacactggaccactgggtgttaaaTGTGTTGTCCGTTTTACAGTATTAGTATACCATATAACTTTCAATTATAAAATCTAGATTCTAGAATTACAACACTAATTGAATCAGTTTCAAAGGGAGATGAAAGAAACGCTTTCCAATTTCAAATGAAACAAAACGCCTTCAGTATCATCCGGTGATGTGTCACTGCATGGGTTAGAAGACAGCGAAGAAATTACAGTAGGTTGTAAAGTGGATTGCAATCTCCTATAGTAGACCAGACTGTATTTTAGTTCCAACGATGTAAGACTCT contains the following coding sequences:
- the LOC109412648 gene encoding chaoptin isoform X2, whose product is MLLALVASSKIWIYCLLFDTVFLFIAGDKQNVPLENCTSIRADMVDLSECNLTHVDPHYFEDHRYLTMLDMSQNQHFQFPLDGSPFLYHPTLLHYYCEFCGITAVYELTFSELRQLRTLSLRGNRIQHIPANAFNFNWIESLNLADNQIGRLNDNHELETMQNLRKLNVSGNLGFELNGLSMDFRELWWVDCRKCGLEYLNAEWFGQVKKLKKLNLDDNFIREIPGKCFSENDKLKSVVLSGNPLKRMNFESQNLEHLHCSNCSMIILDKDSFINMPNLRVLNLAYNEIKSVENNTFERNNNLHSVLLDHNNLTEFPIQSLKRLRSLEVLCVDFNRFHPTGTLSKFKRLYNALNLRQGCAADDNWLYHFENLLPESVHEGEVLYEPDFPPCEHEVNLTYRNIAWIHPMGFVNCSYLTKLFMDFNKNFSFPKHKPFLHSDTLESYSCLHCAIEVLYPETFLKIPELNSIALRNNHLKKITHLDILTTVPNLKGIDLADNHLDLLPSEIFMHHKFLTTTIDVSRNRHLWRDFKLPILDQSWVTILLASHCGIHHITPITISLMPSLQELDLSSNPIRSIAPNAFQNNVQLLKLVLTDTHLRVLPTVAVEYLTNLKQLCMFSMPQYDLQDDKTKANNVQLGALMKEKKWCCLGGEIFLKALMANHVEAKSVDNAVEVGSNSCIHRSAVGGINLFIYTTLFILIRIGYTS
- the LOC109412648 gene encoding chaoptin isoform X1, which gives rise to MRESGLHPLLSTNYSGCIVKFPIILSSAFSTSCAKCCSPWWLHPKYGYIVYFLILCSCCSIAGDKQNVPLENCTSIRADMVDLSECNLTHVDPHYFEDHRYLTMLDMSQNQHFQFPLDGSPFLYHPTLLHYYCEFCGITAVYELTFSELRQLRTLSLRGNRIQHIPANAFNFNWIESLNLADNQIGRLNDNHELETMQNLRKLNVSGNLGFELNGLSMDFRELWWVDCRKCGLEYLNAEWFGQVKKLKKLNLDDNFIREIPGKCFSENDKLKSVVLSGNPLKRMNFESQNLEHLHCSNCSMIILDKDSFINMPNLRVLNLAYNEIKSVENNTFERNNNLHSVLLDHNNLTEFPIQSLKRLRSLEVLCVDFNRFHPTGTLSKFKRLYNALNLRQGCAADDNWLYHFENLLPESVHEGEVLYEPDFPPCEHEVNLTYRNIAWIHPMGFVNCSYLTKLFMDFNKNFSFPKHKPFLHSDTLESYSCLHCAIEVLYPETFLKIPELNSIALRNNHLKKITHLDILTTVPNLKGIDLADNHLDLLPSEIFMHHKFLTTTIDVSRNRHLWRDFKLPILDQSWVTILLASHCGIHHITPITISLMPSLQELDLSSNPIRSIAPNAFQNNVQLLKLVLTDTHLRVLPTVAVEYLTNLKQLCMFSMPQYDLQDDKTKANNVQLGALMKEKKWCCLGGEIFLKALMANHVEAKSVDNAVEVGSNSCIHRSAVGGINLFIYTTLFILIRIGYTS